Proteins co-encoded in one bacterium genomic window:
- a CDS encoding inositol monophosphatase family protein yields MVMPALSPTAVTALRAAHAAAAVHRRFFRRLERVEYKGRNDPVTEADRGAEDAIVRVLREAYPAHAILGEEGGLRGQAARTWLVDPLDGTSNYARGIPWFCVSIALREQESGVVLGVILNPIIGEVYAAERGLGAYTASLADLPADAAEWGDLARWRRLRVSAVSAMRDGGFATGFPHDVNDTGVNIDHFVNIRLEASVVRALGSAAMALAQVAAGYLEGYWEIGPKAWDFGAGMLVVEEAGGRISDLRGRPLPGPDAGRLLATNGVIHDAMVGVLARGKSGLD; encoded by the coding sequence ATGGTTATGCCGGCACTCTCCCCGACCGCCGTCACCGCTCTCCGTGCCGCGCATGCCGCGGCGGCCGTGCACAGGCGCTTCTTCCGGCGGCTCGAGCGCGTCGAGTACAAGGGCCGCAACGACCCGGTCACCGAGGCCGACCGCGGCGCGGAGGACGCGATCGTCCGGGTCCTGCGCGAGGCGTATCCTGCCCACGCGATCCTCGGCGAGGAAGGCGGGCTGCGCGGACAGGCCGCCCGGACGTGGCTCGTCGATCCGCTCGACGGCACCTCGAACTACGCCCGCGGCATTCCGTGGTTTTGCGTCAGCATCGCACTGCGCGAGCAGGAGTCGGGCGTCGTACTCGGCGTGATCCTCAACCCGATCATCGGCGAAGTGTACGCGGCCGAGCGCGGCCTGGGGGCGTACACCGCATCGCTCGCCGACCTGCCGGCGGACGCGGCGGAGTGGGGCGACCTCGCCCGGTGGCGGCGGCTCCGCGTGTCGGCGGTTTCGGCGATGCGGGACGGCGGGTTCGCCACGGGTTTCCCCCACGACGTCAACGACACGGGCGTCAACATCGACCACTTCGTCAACATCCGGCTCGAGGCGTCGGTTGTCCGCGCCCTCGGGTCGGCCGCGATGGCGCTGGCGCAGGTCGCCGCGGGCTACCTCGAGGGGTACTGGGAGATCGGTCCCAAAGCGTGGGACTTCGGCGCGGGCATGCTGGTCGTGGAGGAAGCCGGCGGACGCATCAGCGACCTTCGGGGGCGTCCGCTTCCCGGGCCCGACGCCGGCCGGCTGCTGGCGACCAACGGCGTGATCCACGACGCGATGGTCGGGGTCCTCGCCCGCGGCAAGAGCGGACTCGACTGA